The Fulvia fulva chromosome 6, complete sequence genome includes a window with the following:
- a CDS encoding Ecp15, whose product MAYLRFFIAATMLPASVLGAAEYAATFSRCPGTTDGVGRTWLPDDNRCAWLAFDAGPYDVGVHSPSQPLITYNSYCCLWDHGISACYYNTRYHGDINSKAECAQDTAPCAFFERHPGVDHGTVSSQARGTC is encoded by the exons ATGGCTTATCTCCGGTTCTTCATTGCCGCTACTATGCTTCCAGCATCCGTTTTAGGAGCAGCCGAGTACGCCGCTACATTCTCCCGCTGCCCTGGTACTACGGATGGCGTTGGCCGCACGTGGCTTCCAG ATGACAATCGGTGTGCGTGGCTCGCTTTCGACGCCGGGCCATACGACGTAGGCGTTCACAGCCCCAGCCAGCCGCTCATCACGTACAATA GTTACTGCTGTCTTTGGGACCATGGGATTTCAGCTTGCTACTACAACACTCGTTATCATGGTGATATCAATTCAAAGGCAGAATGCGCTCAGGATACTGCTCCTTGCGCCTTCTTTGAACGGCACCCCGGTGTTGATCATGGTACCGTCAGTTCTCAGGCCAGGGGAACATGCTGA